The following are encoded together in the Adhaeribacter arboris genome:
- a CDS encoding dienelactone hydrolase family protein, whose translation MKNRRREFLKSTGLAGLGLVGSGFLSEVAAASEATSLFTEKSFPPTPSDAPDLSIIGLYGPWVAAQMESKLPAFSFRNKEWVNLNSWRKTALKRLTERLAIPHIRKLPEVKINKQYTYDGLQVEELSWQLPYGRPTEAILLKPQQAKKPLPGILAFHDHGGNKYFGTRKITRTNDQPHALMTEHQQRYYSGFAWANELAKRGYVVLVPDAFTFASRRVMLQDVPESMRQGLTDQEPENAKNIAAYNQWAGEHEHVMAKSLFSAGTTWPGVFFAEDQIALDILCARQEVNVNQIGCGGLSGGGLRTVMMGGLDSRIKCAVPIGFMTTWQDLVLHKSFTHTWMTYVPLLPNELDFPEILGLRTPLPTLVLNNTHDTLFTLPEMQRADKILTEIYQKAGASEHYKCSFHPGPHKFDATMQKEAFAWFDRWLKA comes from the coding sequence ATGAAAAACAGACGGAGAGAATTTTTAAAATCAACTGGCCTGGCGGGTCTGGGCTTAGTAGGTTCTGGTTTTTTGTCCGAAGTGGCCGCTGCTTCCGAGGCAACCAGTCTATTTACGGAAAAGTCTTTTCCTCCTACTCCTTCCGATGCGCCGGATTTAAGTATTATCGGCTTATACGGCCCTTGGGTAGCTGCCCAAATGGAAAGTAAACTGCCGGCCTTTTCTTTTCGCAATAAAGAATGGGTAAACCTAAATAGCTGGCGAAAAACGGCTTTAAAACGTTTAACGGAACGTTTAGCCATTCCCCATATTCGTAAATTACCCGAGGTTAAAATAAATAAACAATATACGTATGATGGCTTGCAGGTAGAGGAACTAAGCTGGCAATTACCTTATGGCCGCCCTACAGAAGCTATTTTACTCAAACCACAGCAAGCAAAAAAACCTTTACCCGGTATTCTGGCTTTTCACGACCACGGTGGAAATAAATACTTTGGCACCCGCAAAATTACCCGTACCAATGATCAGCCCCATGCTTTAATGACCGAACACCAGCAACGATATTACAGTGGTTTTGCCTGGGCTAACGAGCTAGCTAAACGCGGCTACGTAGTTTTGGTGCCCGATGCTTTCACCTTTGCCAGCCGGAGAGTAATGCTGCAAGATGTTCCGGAATCCATGCGCCAAGGTTTGACCGATCAGGAACCGGAAAATGCTAAAAATATTGCCGCTTATAACCAATGGGCGGGAGAGCACGAACATGTAATGGCCAAATCGTTATTTAGCGCCGGCACTACCTGGCCGGGGGTATTTTTTGCCGAAGATCAGATTGCGCTGGACATATTATGTGCCCGCCAGGAGGTGAATGTTAACCAGATTGGCTGCGGCGGTTTGTCCGGGGGAGGTTTGCGCACCGTGATGATGGGCGGCCTGGACTCCCGAATTAAATGCGCGGTACCGATTGGGTTTATGACTACTTGGCAGGATTTAGTGCTGCATAAATCGTTTACGCACACCTGGATGACCTATGTTCCCCTGCTGCCTAACGAATTAGATTTCCCGGAGATTTTAGGATTACGAACCCCGCTGCCCACTTTAGTCTTAAACAATACCCACGACACTTTATTTACCCTACCGGAAATGCAGCGAGCCGATAAAATACTAACCGAAATTTACCAGAAAGCCGGTGCTAGTGAGCATTATAAATGTTCTTTTCACCCCGGGCCGCACAAGTTTGATGCAACTATGCAAAAAGAAGCGTTTGCCTGGTTCGACCGCTGGCTCAAAGCTTAA
- a CDS encoding PVC-type heme-binding CxxCH protein, which produces MKIRYSYPPLPWLVYLLIALWGGTILQCKQQNNAAPTGGVPPEKALSTFELEPGFKIELVAAEPLVADPVAMEIDENGRMYVVEMHGYPLDKSGSGKIKLLTDTNGDGRMDKSTTFAEGLMLPTGIMRWKKGVLVTDPPTVLYLEDTDGDNQADVKKTVLTGFAVSNPQHNLNNPLLGLDNWIYVGHESAVTAKIYQDEFGDAGKDILYPDKPNGPRLINNASGRSVRFRPDEYALEITSGDTQFGHTFDTWGRHFLVSNANHIFQEVIAEPYLRRNPDLLVTDATQSLSDHENAAEVFPITKNPENQLLTDVGVITSACAITSYQGGAFPEDFNSNVTFVAEPVSNLVHVDRLKPKGASFTASRLRPHKEFLASTDAWFRPVNMYTGPDGALYLVDYYRQIIEHPEWMAEDVVKSGALYNGTDKGRIYRISAADAKPVAWTKELNLGNATDEQLVAKLAEPNIWWRRNAQRLLVDRKSEKVIPALRQMAQNKAAALGRLHALWTLEGMHQLSPDLIIQALQDSEPGIRENAIKLAELHLKEAPDLAAKLLSLQNDSDAKVRYQLLCTLGFINTPQVNQVRQQILFKDLADEWIQVAALSASSGQNAALLEAVLAQYKPGNPAYASLVQRLSALVGARQEPQAIRQLLQKATTTIAEGQEAWRAPVLMGLAQGLKNRKSLPAELQTARNILIQTCLEHPSASVREGALKILQVTKLPAGTLTQKARQQAQQIAKNKKLPEDQRALAVEFLALANPKPYTTFLTNIINPREPLPVQLAALHTLSVIPDLTVSRYVMQKWSTLTPEIRDAAINTFMKNPQRISLLLDALETNKIQAATIGWPRSVSLMAQEDEKLRNRARALLTKKENKRQEVIQEYQTALNLQGDRVQGKAVFQGNCSVCHQMRGSQGVAFGPDLGTVHNWQPAGIMTNILDPNQSISDGYDMWEVALINGKSIQGIIATESPNALTLRNAGGQVTTIARPDIKALKALGLSAMPTGLEKKINQQQMADLLAYLRQVD; this is translated from the coding sequence ATGAAAATACGCTATTCTTACCCGCCTCTTCCCTGGTTAGTGTATTTGCTAATAGCACTTTGGGGAGGCACCATCCTACAGTGTAAACAGCAAAACAATGCTGCTCCAACGGGCGGAGTACCCCCAGAAAAGGCCCTGAGTACTTTTGAACTGGAACCCGGTTTTAAAATAGAGTTAGTGGCTGCCGAGCCATTAGTAGCCGATCCGGTGGCCATGGAGATCGATGAAAACGGCCGGATGTACGTGGTGGAAATGCACGGTTACCCGCTGGATAAAAGCGGCAGCGGCAAAATAAAATTACTAACCGATACGAATGGTGATGGCCGAATGGATAAAAGTACCACTTTTGCCGAAGGATTGATGCTGCCCACGGGAATTATGCGCTGGAAAAAAGGAGTATTGGTAACCGATCCTCCCACTGTTTTATACCTGGAAGATACTGACGGTGATAACCAGGCCGATGTGAAAAAAACAGTACTAACCGGTTTTGCCGTTTCCAATCCGCAGCATAATTTAAATAACCCTTTATTGGGATTAGATAACTGGATTTACGTAGGCCACGAATCGGCGGTAACGGCTAAAATTTACCAAGATGAATTTGGTGACGCTGGAAAAGATATCCTCTATCCGGATAAACCGAATGGTCCTCGCCTGATTAATAATGCCAGCGGCCGCAGTGTGCGCTTTCGGCCCGATGAGTATGCTTTGGAAATAACTTCCGGTGATACTCAGTTTGGTCATACTTTCGATACTTGGGGACGGCACTTTTTGGTTTCTAATGCCAATCATATTTTTCAGGAAGTAATTGCTGAGCCGTACCTCCGCCGTAATCCAGATTTACTCGTAACTGATGCCACTCAATCTTTATCAGATCACGAAAACGCCGCGGAGGTTTTTCCGATTACGAAAAATCCGGAGAACCAACTCTTAACCGATGTAGGGGTAATTACTTCGGCTTGTGCGATTACCTCTTACCAGGGCGGGGCCTTTCCGGAAGATTTTAATAGTAACGTAACGTTTGTGGCGGAGCCGGTTAGTAACTTGGTGCACGTAGACCGGCTGAAACCTAAAGGAGCCAGTTTTACGGCCAGTAGGTTGCGGCCCCATAAAGAATTTCTGGCTTCTACGGATGCCTGGTTTCGACCGGTAAATATGTATACTGGGCCGGATGGCGCGCTTTACCTGGTAGATTACTACCGGCAAATAATTGAGCATCCCGAATGGATGGCCGAAGACGTAGTTAAATCGGGGGCGCTTTACAATGGAACAGATAAAGGCCGTATTTACCGCATTAGTGCCGCCGATGCTAAACCTGTTGCCTGGACCAAAGAATTAAACCTGGGGAATGCTACCGATGAACAATTAGTTGCTAAGCTGGCCGAACCTAACATTTGGTGGCGGCGAAATGCCCAACGCTTACTCGTAGATAGAAAAAGTGAAAAAGTAATACCGGCTTTAAGGCAGATGGCGCAAAATAAAGCTGCTGCTCTCGGCCGGTTACACGCTTTATGGACTTTGGAAGGCATGCATCAACTCTCTCCCGATTTAATTATACAAGCTTTACAGGATTCGGAACCGGGTATCCGGGAGAACGCCATTAAGCTGGCAGAATTACACCTGAAAGAGGCACCGGACCTGGCGGCAAAACTTCTTTCCCTGCAAAACGATTCAGATGCTAAAGTACGCTACCAACTGCTCTGTACCTTAGGCTTTATCAATACGCCGCAGGTTAACCAGGTGAGGCAACAAATTTTATTTAAAGATCTAGCCGACGAATGGATACAGGTGGCGGCGCTTTCGGCTTCCTCCGGGCAAAATGCTGCTTTATTAGAAGCCGTGCTGGCCCAGTATAAACCGGGTAATCCGGCTTATGCTTCATTGGTGCAGCGTTTAAGTGCCCTGGTGGGGGCTAGGCAAGAGCCCCAAGCTATTCGCCAACTGCTGCAAAAAGCAACCACGACCATAGCGGAAGGACAAGAAGCTTGGCGAGCGCCGGTGCTAATGGGGTTAGCCCAAGGACTTAAAAACAGAAAAAGCTTACCGGCGGAACTGCAAACAGCACGGAATATACTTATCCAAACTTGCCTGGAACACCCCTCAGCATCGGTTCGGGAAGGTGCTCTTAAAATATTGCAAGTAACCAAACTGCCGGCTGGAACACTCACCCAGAAAGCCCGGCAGCAAGCCCAGCAAATAGCCAAAAACAAAAAGCTCCCAGAAGACCAAAGGGCTCTTGCTGTTGAATTTTTGGCCTTGGCGAACCCAAAACCTTATACTACTTTTTTAACGAATATAATTAATCCTCGCGAACCCTTGCCCGTGCAATTGGCCGCTTTACACACGCTAAGTGTTATTCCGGATCTTACGGTGAGCCGCTACGTTATGCAAAAATGGTCTACGCTTACCCCGGAAATAAGAGATGCTGCCATAAACACTTTTATGAAGAACCCGCAACGAATTAGCTTACTGCTCGATGCCTTGGAAACGAATAAAATTCAGGCGGCTACCATTGGCTGGCCCCGCAGTGTAAGTTTGATGGCCCAGGAAGACGAAAAACTTAGAAACCGCGCCCGGGCTTTACTAACTAAAAAAGAAAACAAACGCCAGGAGGTAATTCAGGAATATCAAACCGCTTTAAATTTGCAGGGAGATCGGGTTCAGGGCAAAGCCGTATTTCAAGGTAATTGCTCCGTTTGCCACCAAATGAGAGGAAGCCAAGGCGTAGCTTTTGGCCCGGATTTAGGAACCGTGCATAATTGGCAGCCAGCCGGTATCATGACCAATATTTTAGATCCCAATCAGTCTATCTCGGATGGCTACGATATGTGGGAGGTCGCCCTTATAAACGGTAAATCCATACAAGGAATTATTGCCACGGAATCGCCTAATGCGCTGACGTTGCGCAATGCGGGCGGCCAGGTGACAACCATTGCCCGCCCGGATATTAAAGCTTTAAAAGCGTTAGGTCTGTCGGCGATGCCAACCGGGTTGGAAAAGAAAATTAATCAGCAGCAAATGGCCGATCTTTTGGCTTACCTCCGGCAGGTAGACTAG
- a CDS encoding polysaccharide deacetylase family protein produces MKSIPFIYPTKNVIKYSLFFLFQLLFFGNVSYAQEAKPAFSWPAGKKVAVSLSFDDARPSQVEVGTALLDRYGVKATFYLVPGTVEQQLEGWKKAAANGHEMGNHSLNHPCTGNFPWARQKALEDYNLEKMRQELTECNKRIQKLLGVKTEVFAYPCGQKFVDRGRNTKSFVPLVAELFISGRGWLDEGPNDPLFCDPAQLTGMEMDGKDFEEILPLLLQAQKSGQWLVLAGHEMGEQGPQTTRLSMLQKLIEYAQNPANGVWLAPVGTVGKYIQEHRK; encoded by the coding sequence ATGAAATCAATTCCATTCATCTACCCAACAAAAAACGTAATCAAATATTCTCTATTTTTTCTTTTTCAACTTCTATTCTTCGGTAATGTAAGCTATGCGCAAGAGGCAAAACCTGCTTTTTCCTGGCCGGCCGGAAAAAAGGTGGCGGTGAGTCTCAGTTTTGATGATGCCCGCCCGAGCCAGGTAGAGGTTGGTACGGCGCTACTCGACCGCTATGGGGTAAAAGCAACTTTTTACCTGGTGCCCGGCACCGTAGAACAGCAGTTGGAGGGATGGAAGAAAGCCGCGGCTAACGGCCACGAAATGGGCAATCATTCGCTTAACCATCCTTGCACCGGTAATTTCCCTTGGGCCCGGCAAAAAGCCCTGGAAGATTATAACTTGGAGAAAATGCGTCAGGAATTAACAGAATGTAATAAGCGGATTCAGAAGTTACTGGGCGTGAAAACGGAAGTTTTTGCCTACCCGTGCGGGCAGAAATTTGTCGACCGCGGGCGCAACACCAAAAGCTTTGTCCCGCTAGTGGCCGAATTATTTATTTCGGGACGTGGTTGGCTAGACGAAGGGCCGAACGATCCTCTTTTCTGTGATCCGGCGCAATTAACGGGTATGGAAATGGACGGAAAGGATTTCGAAGAAATTCTACCGTTGCTTCTGCAAGCTCAAAAATCCGGTCAATGGCTAGTGCTGGCCGGCCATGAAATGGGAGAGCAAGGGCCACAAACTACCCGCCTGAGTATGCTGCAAAAGTTGATAGAATATGCGCAAAATCCGGCTAATGGCGTTTGGCTCGCTCCGGTGGGTACAGTAGGTAAATACATACAAGAACATAGAAAATGA
- a CDS encoding two-component regulator propeller domain-containing protein produces the protein MLFLGWAYPLFINRTLTFFLSFTGWLLTLAAPVNGQVNPRLKSTYYSLPDPAVPVALFNTAKNKFLIAQKGIYQQAGKTLVTRYTASAIITCALEEDSAFWLGTQKGLQRVNKKTFSAVPITLPLSETQPLITTIVKDSMGQIWVGAEAYGVFKLTDTGFEKVLGAFPVNAGAATGENSVWIGTNTGLYRWKDKQWIRYNEEGVTNFEIPDNIVTSLYTDNNNNLWVIMPEGVAVLETKPHAKERSEHIPAVKFIGKPQNAIYSVSYLKQQGYVFATGLGLLFLPESHSDALTGLEQSSTTDIVENKQILHSITLPHTNIDFSQSVIFQSDTKNNYWLVDKQGISVFSVKQFSQLLKKSKAISTEISKIPFSPK, from the coding sequence ATGCTATTTCTTGGTTGGGCTTACCCTCTTTTTATTAATCGGACCCTTACTTTTTTCTTAAGTTTTACTGGTTGGCTTTTAACTTTAGCGGCACCGGTAAACGGACAAGTTAACCCGCGTTTGAAAAGCACTTATTATTCTTTACCTGATCCGGCAGTTCCCGTAGCCTTATTTAATACCGCGAAAAACAAATTCTTAATAGCTCAGAAGGGTATTTATCAACAAGCAGGGAAAACATTGGTGACCCGATATACTGCTTCGGCTATTATTACCTGCGCTCTGGAAGAGGATTCCGCGTTTTGGCTGGGTACGCAAAAAGGATTACAGCGGGTAAACAAAAAAACTTTTTCGGCTGTACCAATAACGCTCCCGCTTTCCGAAACCCAGCCCCTTATTACCACTATCGTAAAAGATAGTATGGGCCAGATTTGGGTGGGCGCGGAAGCTTATGGCGTATTTAAATTAACCGATACTGGATTTGAAAAAGTACTGGGCGCCTTTCCGGTTAACGCGGGCGCGGCAACCGGCGAGAATTCTGTTTGGATAGGTACCAACACCGGATTATACCGCTGGAAAGATAAACAGTGGATACGCTACAACGAAGAAGGAGTAACTAATTTTGAAATTCCGGATAATATTGTTACCAGCCTGTATACCGATAATAATAACAATTTATGGGTAATAATGCCCGAAGGCGTTGCCGTGTTGGAAACCAAGCCGCACGCGAAGGAGCGTTCCGAACATATTCCCGCGGTTAAATTTATTGGCAAACCTCAGAACGCCATTTACAGCGTTAGCTACCTGAAACAGCAAGGCTACGTATTTGCTACCGGGCTGGGCTTGCTGTTTTTACCGGAAAGCCACTCCGACGCTTTAACCGGTTTAGAACAGTCTTCGACCACCGATATTGTAGAGAATAAACAAATTTTGCATTCTATTACTTTACCCCATACTAATATTGATTTTTCTCAATCCGTGATTTTTCAATCAGATACCAAGAACAACTACTGGCTGGTAGATAAGCAAGGAATCAGCGTATTTTCTGTTAAGCAGTTTAGCCAACTGTTGAAGAAGAGCAAGGCCATTTCTACTGAAATTTCCAAAATTCCTTTTTCGCCTAAATAG
- a CDS encoding alkaline phosphatase — translation MKTKLLLVSVFLLSCSGVFAQKNARTNTSSARNVIIYIGDGFGLAPKTAARMAMGQGRDGRRYTSDPNFQTLALDNLKYSATVTTHSLNSWITDSAPGASVYAAGKSGKQDNEVIALDPSSGEPIETILENAKKQGYAVGLVTTTRVTHATPAAFASHIWYRDLESYIAAQYIASSQDEYKAIFNASPTAAYRYNASRDWVLPAPKVGVELDVILGGGSRFFLPRNVASSNAAVVDAQGKPIKNPATGAEVTLGSGSRADDVDLIEFAKKNKNYQFVNSRDALMRVDMSQFKPGSESKLLGLFHSSHVNYEQDRQTSAPWEPSLSDMTEMAIKVLKAKGGEKGFFLIVEGGRIDHLEHANAGGISVIAGANGNQYSVDADKPAYVGGGEAVYTATPSTARTANVYASDYMIKEVLAFDYAVAEGRNFMNVPVNGKTLLFTTSDHECGGFAVTGLHDEADAQGNGTKIRTYAGQIGKSNQTEAGYATPTNLVRGDGGDEGWFPEYSLKMFQNKYYPEAASPTARRIVVAYGSNPVTNGNGNKAGGTPGNHTPQDIWVGAEDNTGSHAVQITGRGLLDNTALTPIMADFLKLTEFKDNLGKPAYRVGAELSAEGINVSPVPVVNQSSVSFEVKKLAEVSVDVFDLAGTKIKTVVGTQKYQAGKHSLPIKGSELKAGMYVVVVNIDGVIQSKKIIKVQ, via the coding sequence ATGAAAACTAAACTTTTACTCGTAAGCGTATTCTTGCTTTCGTGCAGCGGCGTTTTTGCGCAAAAAAACGCCCGAACCAACACCAGTAGCGCGCGTAACGTTATTATTTACATTGGCGATGGCTTCGGGCTGGCGCCTAAAACCGCCGCTCGCATGGCCATGGGGCAAGGCCGGGATGGCCGCCGGTATACTTCTGATCCTAACTTTCAAACGTTAGCTCTGGATAATCTTAAATACAGCGCTACGGTTACCACGCATTCGCTTAATTCCTGGATTACGGATTCCGCTCCCGGAGCTTCGGTGTACGCGGCTGGCAAAAGCGGTAAGCAGGATAACGAAGTAATTGCCCTGGACCCCTCCAGCGGCGAACCCATTGAAACAATTCTGGAAAATGCTAAAAAACAAGGGTATGCCGTTGGCTTGGTAACTACTACCCGGGTAACCCACGCTACTCCGGCCGCTTTTGCCAGCCATATTTGGTACCGCGACCTGGAAAGTTACATTGCCGCCCAATACATTGCTTCCTCGCAAGACGAGTACAAAGCAATTTTCAATGCTAGTCCTACGGCTGCTTACCGGTACAATGCTAGTCGTGATTGGGTACTGCCGGCTCCGAAGGTAGGCGTGGAATTAGATGTGATTTTGGGCGGTGGTTCCCGTTTCTTTTTGCCGCGTAATGTAGCCAGTTCTAATGCTGCGGTGGTCGATGCCCAAGGGAAGCCCATTAAAAATCCGGCTACTGGCGCGGAAGTAACGCTGGGTTCCGGCAGCCGGGCTGATGATGTAGACCTGATAGAATTTGCTAAAAAAAATAAGAACTACCAGTTCGTGAATAGCCGCGATGCGCTGATGAGAGTAGATATGTCGCAATTTAAGCCGGGCAGTGAAAGTAAGTTGCTAGGCCTTTTCCATAGTTCGCACGTAAATTATGAGCAAGATAGACAAACCAGCGCTCCTTGGGAACCTTCCTTATCGGACATGACGGAAATGGCCATTAAAGTGTTAAAAGCGAAAGGTGGCGAAAAAGGCTTCTTTTTGATTGTAGAAGGTGGCCGGATAGATCACCTGGAGCACGCCAATGCCGGTGGTATTTCTGTGATTGCGGGGGCCAATGGTAACCAATACAGCGTAGATGCCGACAAACCAGCCTATGTGGGCGGCGGCGAAGCGGTTTATACGGCTACTCCTTCTACTGCCCGTACAGCCAATGTGTACGCTTCCGATTACATGATTAAAGAAGTGTTGGCTTTTGATTACGCCGTAGCCGAAGGCAGAAACTTTATGAACGTACCCGTAAACGGCAAAACTTTATTATTTACCACTTCCGACCATGAGTGCGGGGGCTTTGCGGTAACCGGTTTGCACGACGAAGCGGATGCGCAAGGGAATGGCACCAAAATCAGAACCTACGCCGGCCAGATTGGTAAATCTAATCAAACCGAAGCCGGCTATGCCACTCCTACCAATTTAGTGCGGGGCGATGGCGGCGACGAAGGCTGGTTCCCCGAATATTCACTCAAAATGTTTCAGAATAAGTATTACCCCGAAGCGGCTTCCCCTACGGCCCGCCGGATAGTAGTAGCTTACGGCTCTAACCCCGTTACCAATGGCAACGGCAACAAAGCGGGCGGAACGCCCGGTAACCATACGCCGCAGGATATTTGGGTAGGCGCCGAAGATAATACCGGTTCTCACGCCGTGCAGATAACCGGCCGAGGTTTATTAGATAATACCGCTCTTACGCCTATTATGGCTGATTTTTTAAAGCTAACCGAATTTAAAGATAATTTAGGCAAACCCGCTTACCGGGTAGGCGCCGAGTTGAGCGCCGAAGGAATTAATGTGAGCCCCGTACCGGTGGTAAACCAGAGCAGCGTATCGTTTGAGGTAAAAAAACTGGCCGAAGTAAGCGTAGATGTATTTGACTTAGCCGGTACTAAAATTAAAACCGTAGTTGGTACCCAAAAGTATCAGGCCGGCAAACATTCACTACCCATTAAAGGCTCCGAATTAAAGGCCGGCATGTACGTAGTGGTAGTAAATATTGACGGGGTGATTCAATCGAAAAAAATTATTAAAGTTCAGTAA
- a CDS encoding IPT/TIG domain-containing protein: MQNKLLPTAANTFYRYFVALGWLWIASFSACRDDDSSSKPLPPTITSIVPDSAYVNDTITINGTNFDPDFFNMSVMFSGIEAFNIIQASPTSMRVKVPKGATSGPVTVTIAEQTSPRVNFKILTVVPTTITGLSPKSGYFGDTVTITGTGIVPADFTAGTSTVMFNGTTALAPESILNPTATQLQVIVPDEAQTGPVSLNLKNGIVLETDTFTLTAPLPVITSFTPASGPEGTPVTINGSNLGVSSANEIQVTLNTIPLTITSRSETQIKVTIPVGIPPGSYAFVVTVRDKKVTSKNKFKVTAPPVANQYIYYGQRTAILRASITEKDGKVTVVHTPLFTNLDDVSDLVIDKAGKKIYWTDALNNQIMAGNLDGTGTPKSLFNENSEAEINYPVGLALANNKIYWANQGTSNIARANLDGSSPEILFDAENEGINYAQDVEMEVVGNKLYWTEVGSYQIRRGNIDGTGNPEEVFGPDDNLRYPLGLKLNAASGKLYVADSPTLGGVAPTDRILMGNLNGTGGLTVLFEAGDGVAAVYALDLDLKNSFIYWISNTINSGSSTNKLMRGKIDGSGKPEVILDDLEDYGNALVVQPE, from the coding sequence ATGCAAAATAAATTACTCCCAACTGCAGCAAATACTTTTTACCGCTACTTTGTTGCCCTTGGCTGGTTATGGATCGCCTCTTTTTCAGCTTGCCGGGACGATGATTCAAGTTCAAAGCCGCTTCCGCCTACGATTACTTCTATTGTGCCCGATAGCGCTTACGTAAACGATACCATTACCATTAACGGCACCAACTTCGACCCGGATTTTTTTAACATGTCGGTTATGTTTAGCGGGATAGAGGCATTTAATATTATACAGGCGAGCCCCACCTCGATGCGGGTAAAAGTGCCGAAAGGCGCTACTTCGGGTCCGGTTACGGTAACTATTGCCGAGCAAACCAGCCCCAGAGTAAATTTTAAAATTTTAACCGTGGTTCCGACTACTATTACCGGCCTTTCGCCTAAAAGTGGTTATTTTGGGGATACCGTTACCATTACCGGTACGGGCATTGTACCGGCCGATTTTACGGCGGGCACTTCTACGGTTATGTTTAACGGCACGACGGCTTTAGCACCCGAATCCATCTTAAACCCAACGGCTACCCAATTACAAGTAATTGTACCCGACGAGGCCCAGACCGGGCCGGTAAGTTTAAATTTAAAAAACGGAATCGTACTGGAAACCGATACTTTCACCCTGACGGCGCCTTTGCCCGTAATTACTTCTTTCACGCCTGCTAGTGGCCCCGAAGGCACGCCCGTAACCATCAACGGTAGCAATTTAGGCGTTAGTTCCGCCAACGAAATTCAGGTAACGCTGAATACTATTCCCCTCACTATTACCAGCCGGAGTGAAACTCAAATTAAAGTTACTATTCCGGTGGGTATACCGCCCGGCAGTTATGCCTTTGTAGTTACCGTTAGAGATAAAAAAGTAACCAGCAAAAACAAGTTTAAAGTAACCGCGCCACCCGTAGCTAATCAATACATTTACTATGGTCAGCGTACCGCTATCCTCCGGGCCAGTATTACCGAGAAAGACGGCAAAGTAACGGTTGTTCATACCCCTTTGTTTACCAATTTAGATGATGTGAGTGATCTGGTAATAGATAAAGCGGGCAAGAAGATTTATTGGACGGATGCGCTGAACAACCAAATTATGGCGGGAAATTTAGATGGCACGGGCACTCCTAAATCCCTATTTAATGAAAATTCTGAAGCTGAAATTAATTACCCGGTAGGCTTAGCCCTTGCGAACAATAAGATTTACTGGGCCAACCAGGGCACCTCGAACATTGCCCGGGCCAACCTGGATGGTAGTTCCCCAGAAATACTTTTCGATGCCGAAAACGAAGGTATCAACTACGCGCAAGACGTAGAGATGGAAGTAGTGGGAAATAAATTATACTGGACGGAAGTGGGCAGCTACCAAATACGCCGCGGCAATATCGATGGCACGGGCAACCCCGAAGAAGTGTTCGGCCCGGATGACAATTTACGGTATCCTTTAGGCTTAAAACTAAATGCTGCTTCAGGTAAATTATACGTAGCCGACAGCCCAACTCTGGGAGGAGTGGCTCCCACCGACCGTATTCTGATGGGTAATTTAAATGGCACCGGTGGTTTAACCGTATTATTTGAGGCAGGCGACGGCGTAGCAGCCGTATACGCCCTAGATTTAGACCTGAAAAATAGTTTTATTTACTGGATCAGTAATACCATAAACAGTGGCAGCAGTACCAATAAATTAATGCGGGGAAAAATAGATGGCTCCGGAAAACCAGAAGTAATATTAGATGACTTAGAAGATTATGGCAACGCGCTTGTTGTTCAGCCAGAATAA